One region of Brachyspira hampsonii genomic DNA includes:
- a CDS encoding BMC domain-containing protein translates to MIETKGLVSAIEAADAMVKAANVNLVGKTLIGGGLVTVMVRGDVGAVKAATDAGAAAAAKVGELISVHVIPRPHEEVESIIK, encoded by the coding sequence ATGATAGAAACTAAAGGTTTGGTATCAGCAATAGAGGCAGCCGATGCTATGGTAAAAGCAGCTAATGTTAATTTAGTAGGAAAAACATTAATCGGAGGCGGACTAGTAACTGTTATGGTAAGAGGCGATGTAGGAGCAGTAAAGGCAGCAACAGATGCCGGAGCAGCAGCAGCGGCTAAAGTAGGAGAATTAATAAGTGTTCATGTAATACCAAGACCTCATGAAGAAGTTGAAAGTATTATAAAATAA
- a CDS encoding BMC domain-containing protein — protein sequence MASSMALGMIETKGLVSAIEAADAMVKAANVNLVGKTLVGGGLVTIMVRGDVGAVKAATDAGAAAAAKVGELISVHVIPRPHEEVESIIK from the coding sequence ATGGCAAGTTCTATGGCTTTAGGTATGATAGAAACTAAAGGTTTGGTATCAGCAATAGAGGCAGCCGATGCTATGGTAAAAGCAGCTAATGTTAATTTAGTAGGAAAAACATTAGTAGGCGGAGGTTTAGTAACAATTATGGTAAGGGGTGATGTAGGAGCAGTAAAGGCAGCAACAGATGCCGGAGCAGCAGCAGCGGCTAAAGTAGGAGAATTAATAAGCGTTCATGTAATACCAAGACCTCATGAAGAAGTTGAAAGTATTATAAAATAA